From one Candidatus Thioglobus sp. NP1 genomic stretch:
- the cgtA gene encoding Obg family GTPase CgtA yields MKFVDSASVVVEAGKGGAGCLSFRREKYIPDGGPDGGDGGDGGNVFLKGQEGLNTLSEFRYNRLFRAKNGQPGMGSDRRGKSAIDLYVEVPLGTKVIDLATDEVIGEITLNEQNLLVAKGGFHGLGNARFKSSINRAPRRTSPGTAGEVREIGLELNVMADVGLLGMPNAGKSSLIRQISGARPKVADYPFTTLHPNLGVVKAGNNHFVMADIPGLLEKASEGVGLGFEFLKHLSRARALLHVVDILPADGSNPVSNYLTIESELKKFDDNLFKKPRLVAINKIDLIEEIKRDRVIKDFLKKVKYKGNSFTISALNGMGCKSLIFGLYDLIEEKNE; encoded by the coding sequence ATGAAATTTGTTGACTCAGCCAGTGTAGTTGTTGAAGCCGGAAAGGGCGGCGCTGGATGTTTGAGTTTTCGTCGTGAAAAGTATATTCCTGATGGTGGGCCTGATGGTGGTGATGGTGGCGATGGTGGTAATGTTTTTCTTAAAGGTCAAGAAGGACTTAACACTTTAAGTGAATTTCGATATAACCGTTTGTTCAGAGCAAAAAATGGACAACCTGGAATGGGTAGTGATCGACGTGGGAAGTCAGCTATAGATCTTTATGTTGAAGTGCCATTAGGTACTAAAGTAATTGATCTTGCAACAGATGAAGTAATAGGTGAAATCACACTAAATGAACAAAATCTTTTGGTTGCAAAAGGTGGCTTTCATGGTTTAGGTAATGCTCGCTTTAAGTCTTCAATTAATCGTGCTCCAAGACGAACCTCTCCTGGAACAGCTGGTGAAGTTAGGGAAATTGGGCTTGAGTTAAATGTCATGGCGGATGTTGGTCTCTTGGGTATGCCTAATGCAGGCAAATCAAGTTTAATTAGACAAATATCAGGTGCCCGACCAAAAGTTGCGGATTACCCATTTACAACTCTTCATCCAAACTTAGGAGTGGTCAAGGCAGGTAATAATCATTTTGTTATGGCTGATATTCCAGGATTACTGGAAAAAGCTAGTGAGGGCGTAGGTCTTGGCTTTGAATTTCTTAAACATCTTTCAAGAGCAAGAGCTTTATTGCATGTGGTTGATATCTTGCCAGCAGATGGTTCAAATCCAGTAAGTAATTATCTAACTATAGAGTCAGAATTAAAAAAATTTGATGATAATCTTTTTAAAAAACCTAGATTAGTTGCTATTAATAAAATTGATCTTATTGAGGAAATTAAAAGAGATAGAGTTATTAAAGATTTTCTTAAAAAAGTTAAATATAAAGGAAATTCATTTACTATATCGGCATTAAATGGAATGGGATGTAAATCCTTAATATTTGGACTGTATGATTTAATCGAAGAAAAAAATGAATAA
- a CDS encoding 3-deoxy-D-manno-octulosonic acid transferase, protein MNRFIYTILMYLSLPFAVLRILIKDSKNKSWKQKLKNQLGYVNNLQGKVIWIHCVSVGEFNAAKPLIDQLLKKYPSHKLVITTTTITGADATKSHYQNRVIHYFFPFDLPFIVGSFINKINPITCILLETEIWPNLINSLNKKAIPVVLINARLSEQSFDKYQRFSSKLVEKTINQFTFIGSQNNPSRERFLSLGASPDKVIMVGNLKFDSHEKINSALDEEIRLIVGKRDIIVFASTRNGEENQIIQSYNNLKEKFDALLFIIPRHPERFDEVFNMVSKTGLKVARRSENLQCSNMDVLIGDSMGEMMAYYKFCHIAFIGGSLSNTGGQNMLEAASASKPIIFGPSIHNFEEVAKSLLKRNAAIQVGNSDELMQTISELLLDKKRQLILGKNAKSTYEKNQGSINKVIELITPVIES, encoded by the coding sequence ATGAATAGGTTTATTTACACAATACTGATGTATCTCAGCTTGCCATTTGCTGTCCTTAGAATTTTAATAAAAGACAGTAAAAATAAATCTTGGAAGCAAAAGCTTAAAAATCAATTAGGCTATGTGAATAATCTTCAAGGGAAAGTAATTTGGATTCATTGCGTATCAGTAGGAGAATTTAATGCAGCTAAGCCACTAATTGATCAATTATTAAAAAAATATCCTTCACATAAGCTGGTAATTACCACAACTACTATTACTGGTGCAGATGCAACAAAAAGTCATTATCAAAATAGAGTGATACACTATTTTTTTCCTTTTGATTTACCCTTTATTGTAGGTTCCTTTATAAATAAAATTAATCCTATTACTTGTATTTTATTAGAGACAGAAATTTGGCCTAATCTTATAAACAGTCTTAATAAAAAAGCTATCCCTGTAGTACTTATCAATGCACGTCTTTCGGAGCAATCTTTCGATAAATATCAAAGATTTTCCTCAAAACTTGTTGAAAAAACTATCAATCAGTTTACGTTTATTGGCTCTCAAAATAATCCATCTAGGGAACGTTTTTTATCTCTTGGTGCGTCACCAGATAAGGTTATTATGGTTGGTAATTTGAAGTTTGACAGTCATGAAAAAATTAACTCAGCTTTGGATGAAGAAATAAGATTAATAGTTGGTAAAAGAGATATTATAGTTTTTGCAAGCACTCGTAATGGGGAAGAAAATCAAATTATTCAAAGTTATAATAATCTCAAAGAAAAATTTGATGCTCTTCTATTTATCATCCCAAGACATCCAGAAAGATTTGATGAAGTTTTCAATATGGTTAGTAAAACTGGTCTCAAGGTTGCAAGGAGATCTGAAAATCTTCAATGTAGCAATATGGATGTGCTAATTGGTGACAGCATGGGTGAAATGATGGCCTATTATAAATTTTGTCATATAGCTTTTATTGGTGGTAGCCTCTCAAATACTGGAGGACAAAATATGCTTGAAGCTGCCTCAGCATCTAAACCTATAATTTTTGGCCCAAGTATTCATAACTTTGAGGAGGTTGCAAAGTCTCTTCTAAAGAGGAATGCCGCTATACAAGTTGGAAATTCTGATGAATTAATGCAAACTATTTCTGAATTACTTTTAGATAAAAAAAGACAATTAATACTTGGTAAAAATGCCAAATCTACCTATGAAAAAAATCAAGGTTCAATTAATAAAGTTATAGAACTTATCACCCCTGTTATCGAATCTTAA
- the thiC gene encoding phosphomethylpyrimidine synthase ThiC translates to MKQSSETLTSLSTINEAFVKPFPNSTKIFVKGSRDDIRVPMRQIKLTDTIGDLAEKNDPINVYDTSGPYTDPSKKISFRDGIDSIRSNWIEERDDTEVLDGVSSKFAIERLNNNKLDELRFEHLKAPRKAKKGKNVTQMHYAKKGIITPEMEYIAIRENCLWQEYQDQIGQHEGENFGAATPKIITPEFVRDEVARGRAIIPNNINHPETEPMIVGRNFLVKINGNIGNSALGSSIDEEVGKMVWGVRWGSDTIMDLSTGKNIHETREWIIRNSPVPVGTVPIYQALEKVKGVAEDLTWEVFRDTLIEQAEQGVDYFTIHAGVRLKYVPLTMNRVTGIVSRGGSIMAKWCLAHHTESFLYTHFEDICEIMKAYDVTFSLGDGLRPGSIADANDAAQFGELETLGELTKIAWKHDVQTFIEGPGHVPMHMIKDNMEKQLEECGEAPFYTLGPLTTDIAPGYDHITSAIGAAQIGWYGCAMLCYVTPKEHLGLPNQDDVKTGIITYKIAAHAADLAKGHPGAQVRDNALSKARFEFRWEDQFNLALDPDTARSFHDETLPKQAAKTAHFCSMCGPKFCSMKISQDIKNLDNDTIVKIQEIQIEMDKKSEEFINNDSEIYLKEGA, encoded by the coding sequence ATGAAGCAATCATCCGAAACACTTACCAGTCTATCAACTATTAACGAGGCATTCGTTAAACCATTTCCCAACTCTACTAAAATTTTTGTCAAAGGATCGCGTGACGATATTAGAGTTCCAATGAGGCAAATTAAGCTCACTGATACGATTGGTGATCTAGCCGAAAAAAATGATCCAATCAATGTTTATGACACCTCTGGTCCATATACAGATCCAAGTAAAAAAATAAGTTTTCGAGATGGAATTGACTCAATCCGATCTAATTGGATAGAGGAGCGTGATGACACTGAAGTTCTTGATGGTGTAAGTTCAAAATTTGCTATAGAACGACTTAATAATAATAAACTTGATGAGCTGAGATTTGAACATTTAAAGGCTCCTAGAAAGGCAAAGAAAGGAAAAAATGTTACTCAGATGCATTATGCCAAGAAAGGAATTATTACCCCTGAAATGGAGTACATTGCCATCAGGGAAAATTGTCTATGGCAAGAATATCAAGATCAAATTGGACAACATGAAGGTGAAAATTTTGGTGCTGCAACTCCGAAAATTATTACCCCTGAGTTTGTAAGAGATGAAGTTGCTAGGGGTCGTGCAATTATTCCTAACAATATTAATCATCCAGAAACTGAGCCTATGATTGTAGGCAGAAATTTTCTAGTTAAAATTAATGGAAATATTGGTAATTCAGCTTTAGGATCATCTATTGACGAAGAGGTAGGAAAGATGGTTTGGGGAGTTCGATGGGGTTCTGATACTATCATGGACCTTTCAACGGGAAAAAATATTCATGAAACTCGTGAGTGGATTATTCGCAACTCACCTGTTCCTGTTGGAACTGTTCCTATCTATCAAGCTCTTGAAAAAGTTAAAGGTGTTGCTGAAGATTTAACTTGGGAGGTTTTTAGAGACACTTTGATTGAACAGGCAGAGCAAGGGGTTGACTACTTTACTATTCATGCAGGTGTCCGTCTTAAGTACGTCCCACTTACCATGAATAGAGTAACTGGAATTGTATCAAGAGGTGGCTCAATTATGGCTAAATGGTGCCTAGCTCATCATACTGAGAGCTTTCTTTATACTCATTTTGAAGATATTTGTGAAATCATGAAGGCTTATGATGTGACATTTTCATTAGGTGATGGCTTAAGACCTGGATCTATTGCAGATGCTAATGATGCAGCCCAATTTGGCGAACTCGAAACATTGGGAGAGCTAACTAAAATTGCTTGGAAACATGATGTTCAAACATTTATTGAGGGCCCTGGACATGTTCCAATGCATATGATTAAAGATAATATGGAAAAACAATTAGAAGAGTGCGGTGAAGCACCCTTTTATACACTTGGCCCCCTAACAACTGATATAGCTCCGGGCTACGATCATATTACATCAGCTATTGGAGCTGCTCAGATAGGTTGGTATGGTTGTGCAATGCTTTGTTACGTAACTCCAAAAGAGCACTTAGGATTGCCTAATCAGGATGATGTCAAGACTGGAATAATTACATATAAGATAGCTGCTCACGCTGCTGACCTTGCTAAGGGTCATCCAGGAGCTCAAGTTAGAGATAATGCTCTATCAAAAGCCCGATTTGAGTTTAGATGGGAAGATCAATTTAATCTCGCGCTTGATCCAGATACTGCTAGAAGCTTTCATGATGAGACACTTCCAAAGCAAGCTGCAAAAACGGCCCATTTTTGTTCTATGTGTGGACCAAAGTTTTGCTCAATGAAAATCTCTCAGGATATTAAGAACCTTGATAACGACACAATAGTAAAAATTCAAGAGATTCAGATCGAAATGGATAAAAAATCAGAAGAATTTATAAATAATGACAGCGAAATTTATTTAAAAGAAGGCGCATAA
- the hemB gene encoding porphobilinogen synthase, producing MSILTHRLRRMRKHEFNRSLIRENSLSASDLIYPLFIVEGENKRVEIDSMPGIERLSIDQLLVEAKEIVDLKIQAIALFPVISSEKKSLEAEESYNSDGLIQRAVRELKRNFPKLAVITDVALDPYTIHGMDGITDSKEYVLNDETVEILIKQAISHAQAGADIVAPSDMMDGRIGAIRNALEEAGFIHTNILAYSAKYASAFYGPFRDAVGSASNLGKADKKTFQMDPSNSNEAIREVELDIAEGADMVMIKPGLPYLDIVSNVKQTFGVPTFAYHVSGEYAMLKAASQNKWIDEKQTVLETLLCFKRAGADAILTYYAKDAAKWIQDR from the coding sequence ATGTCTATTTTAACTCATCGACTAAGAAGAATGAGGAAACACGAATTTAATCGTTCACTAATTCGTGAAAACTCTTTAAGTGCTAGTGATTTAATCTACCCTTTATTTATTGTTGAGGGTGAGAACAAAAGAGTGGAGATTGACTCGATGCCGGGCATTGAAAGACTAAGTATTGATCAATTATTAGTTGAAGCAAAGGAAATAGTTGATTTAAAAATTCAAGCGATTGCACTTTTTCCAGTAATTTCATCTGAAAAAAAATCTCTTGAAGCTGAAGAATCATATAATTCTGATGGTCTTATTCAAAGAGCAGTAAGAGAGCTTAAAAGAAATTTTCCCAAATTAGCAGTCATTACTGATGTTGCTCTAGACCCTTATACAATTCATGGAATGGATGGTATTACAGATTCTAAGGAATATGTATTAAATGATGAAACAGTCGAAATTCTTATCAAGCAAGCAATTTCTCATGCACAGGCAGGTGCTGATATTGTTGCTCCTTCTGATATGATGGATGGTAGGATAGGTGCTATTAGAAATGCACTTGAAGAAGCTGGCTTTATTCATACCAATATACTTGCCTACTCAGCAAAATATGCATCAGCCTTTTACGGTCCTTTTAGAGATGCTGTAGGTTCTGCAAGTAATCTTGGCAAAGCAGATAAAAAAACCTTTCAAATGGATCCTAGTAATTCTAATGAGGCAATACGTGAAGTTGAACTTGATATTGCAGAAGGGGCAGATATGGTTATGATAAAGCCTGGTCTTCCATACCTTGATATTGTTTCAAATGTTAAACAAACCTTTGGAGTACCAACTTTTGCTTATCATGTAAGTGGGGAGTATGCAATGTTAAAGGCAGCAAGTCAAAATAAATGGATTGATGAAAAACAAACTGTTCTTGAAACGCTACTTTGCTTTAAAAGAGCTGGTGCTGATGCAATTTTGACTTATTATGCTAAAGATGCTGCAAAATGGATTCAAGATAGATAA